A part of Winslowiella toletana genomic DNA contains:
- the aroC gene encoding chorismate synthase, whose amino-acid sequence MAGNTVGQLFRVTTFGESHGIALGCIVDGVPPGMPLTEADLQHDLDRRRPGTSRYTTQRREPDQVKILSGVFEGVTTGTPIGLLIENTDQRSQDYSAIKDVFRPGHADYTYEQKYGLRDYRGGGRSSARETSMRVAAGAIAKKYLELKHGIKVRGYLAQIGDVACELKDWDLVEQNPFFCPDADKLDALDELMRALKKEGDSIGAKVTVMAENVPAGWGEPVFDRLDADLAHALMSINAVKGVEIGDGFAVVNQRGSQHRDEIRASGFQSNHAGGILGGISSGQTVIANLAMKPTSSITVPGKTINRFGEEVEMITKGRHDPCVGIRAVPIAEAMMAIVLMDHLMRQRAHCADVNSDIPRW is encoded by the coding sequence ATGGCGGGTAATACTGTTGGACAACTGTTTCGGGTCACGACTTTTGGTGAATCCCATGGTATTGCACTGGGCTGTATCGTCGATGGCGTGCCGCCCGGTATGCCACTGACGGAAGCCGATCTGCAACATGATCTTGACCGTCGCCGTCCCGGCACCTCGCGCTATACCACCCAGCGCCGCGAACCGGACCAGGTGAAGATTCTGTCGGGCGTATTCGAAGGTGTCACCACCGGCACGCCGATTGGGCTGTTGATCGAAAATACCGACCAGCGTTCCCAGGATTACAGCGCAATCAAAGATGTGTTCCGCCCGGGTCATGCTGACTATACCTACGAACAGAAATATGGCCTGCGCGACTATCGTGGCGGAGGCCGTTCTTCTGCGCGTGAAACCTCGATGCGCGTGGCGGCGGGGGCGATTGCCAAGAAGTATCTCGAGCTGAAACACGGTATCAAAGTGCGCGGTTACCTGGCGCAGATTGGTGATGTCGCCTGTGAACTGAAGGACTGGGATCTGGTTGAGCAAAACCCGTTCTTCTGCCCGGATGCGGATAAGCTGGACGCGCTGGATGAACTGATGCGCGCGCTGAAGAAAGAGGGCGACTCTATCGGCGCCAAAGTTACGGTGATGGCGGAAAACGTCCCTGCCGGCTGGGGCGAACCGGTATTTGACCGTCTGGACGCTGATCTGGCGCATGCGCTGATGAGCATCAATGCGGTGAAAGGGGTGGAGATCGGTGATGGCTTTGCGGTGGTGAACCAGCGTGGCAGCCAGCATCGCGATGAGATCCGCGCCAGTGGTTTCCAGAGTAATCACGCCGGTGGCATTCTTGGCGGTATCAGCAGCGGTCAGACAGTTATTGCTAACCTGGCGATGAAACCGACCTCCAGCATCACCGTGCCGGGCAAAACCATTAACCGCTTTGGTGAAGAGGTGGAGATGATCACCAAAGGACGCCACGATCCCTGTGTTGGTATTCGTGCGGTGCCAATTGCCGAAGCGATGATGGCGATTGTGCTGATGGATCATCTGATGCGTCAGCGCGCCCACTGTGCTGACGTTAACAGCGACATTCCGCGTTGGTAA
- the smrB gene encoding endonuclease SmrB, producing the protein MTSKEKLSADDKALFRQLMSGTRKLKQDTIVHAPQRKKISEVPQKRLLSEQADNSHYFSDEFQPLLATEGPVRYVRSDVSHYEMKKLRRGDYTPEIFLDLHGLTQNQAKQELGALLAACRREHIFCASVMHGHGKHILKQQTPLWLAQHPYVMAFHQAPKAFGGDAAVLVLIEVEEWQPPELP; encoded by the coding sequence ATGACCAGCAAAGAGAAACTTAGCGCGGACGATAAGGCATTGTTTCGTCAGCTAATGAGTGGCACGCGTAAACTGAAGCAGGACACCATTGTGCATGCGCCGCAACGCAAAAAAATCAGCGAAGTGCCGCAGAAACGGTTGCTTTCGGAGCAGGCGGACAACAGCCACTACTTTTCTGATGAATTTCAGCCGTTACTGGCGACGGAAGGCCCGGTGCGCTATGTACGCAGCGATGTCAGCCATTATGAAATGAAGAAGTTACGTCGCGGTGATTATACGCCGGAGATTTTTCTCGATCTGCATGGTTTAACGCAGAATCAGGCAAAGCAGGAACTGGGCGCGCTGCTGGCCGCCTGTCGCCGCGAGCATATCTTTTGCGCCAGCGTGATGCACGGTCATGGCAAACATATTCTGAAGCAGCAGACACCGCTGTGGCTGGCGCAGCATCCGTATGTGATGGCCTTTCATCAGGCGCCAAAAGCGTTTGGCGGCGATGCCGCGGTGCTGGTATTGATTGAAGTGGAAGAGTGGCAGCCGCCGGAGTTGCCTTAG
- a CDS encoding YfcL family protein, producing MIAEFESRILALIDDMVEHASDDELFASGYLRGHLTLAVAEVELTGEHTAEALQIQVQKSLHNAIDAGELSPRDQALVIGMWDNLYLQARQSA from the coding sequence ATGATCGCAGAATTTGAATCGCGTATTCTGGCCCTGATTGACGATATGGTTGAACACGCCAGTGACGACGAGCTGTTTGCCAGCGGTTATCTGCGCGGTCACCTCACGCTGGCGGTTGCCGAAGTGGAGCTGACCGGGGAGCATACGGCGGAAGCCTTACAGATTCAGGTGCAGAAAAGCCTGCATAACGCCATTGACGCCGGTGAACTGTCGCCACGCGATCAGGCGCTGGTGATTGGGATGTGGGATAACCTCTACCTGCAAGCCCGCCAGTCAGCATAG
- the prmB gene encoding 50S ribosomal protein L3 N(5)-glutamine methyltransferase — MDKIFVDEAVNELHTIQDMLRWAVSRFSAADIWYGHGTDNPWDEAVQLVLPTLYLPLDIPEDMRNARLTSSERHRIVERVIRRVNERIPVAYLTNKAWFCGHEFYVDERVLVPRSPVGELIESHFSTLIDHQPEHILDMCTGSGCIAIACAYAFPDAEVDAVDISVDALAVAEQNIEAHGMIDHVTPMRSDLFRDLPKIQYDLIVTNPPYVDEDDMGDLPNEYRHEPELGLAAGRDGLKLARRILACAPDYLTDNGILICEVGNSMVHMIDQYPDVPFTWLEFDNGGDGVFMLTRQQIINAADHFKIYKD; from the coding sequence TTGGATAAAATTTTCGTCGATGAGGCAGTGAACGAACTGCATACCATTCAGGACATGCTGCGTTGGGCGGTAAGCCGTTTTAGCGCTGCCGATATCTGGTATGGTCACGGCACCGACAACCCGTGGGACGAAGCCGTTCAGCTGGTTTTGCCAACGCTGTATCTGCCGTTGGATATTCCGGAAGATATGCGCAATGCGCGCCTGACGTCCAGCGAGCGCCACCGTATCGTTGAACGCGTGATTCGCCGCGTTAACGAGCGTATTCCGGTCGCTTATCTGACCAACAAAGCCTGGTTTTGCGGCCACGAATTCTATGTCGATGAGCGCGTGCTGGTACCGCGTTCGCCTGTTGGCGAGCTGATAGAGAGCCACTTTTCCACGTTGATCGACCATCAGCCTGAGCATATTCTTGATATGTGTACCGGCAGCGGCTGTATTGCCATTGCCTGCGCTTACGCGTTCCCGGATGCGGAAGTGGATGCGGTCGATATCTCTGTCGATGCGCTGGCGGTAGCTGAGCAGAATATTGAAGCACACGGCATGATTGACCATGTTACGCCGATGCGTTCCGATCTGTTCCGCGATCTGCCAAAGATTCAGTACGACCTGATCGTCACCAATCCGCCGTATGTGGATGAGGATGATATGGGCGATCTGCCGAATGAATATCGCCATGAGCCGGAACTGGGTCTGGCGGCCGGTCGTGATGGTCTGAAACTGGCGCGCCGTATTCTGGCCTGCGCCCCGGATTATCTTACCGATAACGGTATTCTGATCTGCGAAGTGGGCAACAGCATGGTGCATATGATCGATCAGTATCCGGATGTGCCTTTCACCTGGCTGGAATTTGATAACGGCGGCGACGGTGTGTTTATGCTGACCAGACAGCAGATTATCAATGCTGCGGACCACTTCAAAATTTACAAGGACTAG
- the mnmC gene encoding bifunctional tRNA (5-methylaminomethyl-2-thiouridine)(34)-methyltransferase MnmD/FAD-dependent 5-carboxymethylaminomethyl-2-thiouridine(34) oxidoreductase MnmC codes for MKLSPVEHAELSWNDQGTPVSRAFDDIYFSNQNGLEETRYVFLAGNNLPARFSDHPRELFITAETGFGTGLNFLVLWQAFDQFRREQPQATLQRLHFISVEKYPLTRADLAAAQAHWPELAPWAQQLQAQWPMALPGCHRLLLDGGRITLDLWFGDINQLIDHFDDSLNRQVDAWFLDGFAPSKNPEMWTPQLFATMARLARPGGTMATFTVAGFVRRGLIDAGFAAVRHKGFGEKRHMLIGTLNDAPEIAATAPWYARPAAVGEDIAIIGGGVASAVLALALLRRNKRVTLYCADEAPALGASGNRQGALYPLLNHHDEALKQFFPAAFTFARRLYDALPQTFEHQWCGVTQLGWDEKSREKIAQMAAMGLPAELAQIIDRQQAEALAGVTTGCGGITYPDGGWLSPAELTATLFDLANQQGLRIHWLHRLAQLDRLQPGWQLTFADGKSVTHQNVVLATGHALTSLPQSAQLPVYAVAGQVSHIPSQGELSALKQVLCYDGYLTPRSAQFGTHCIGASYRRGEVTTDYRDADQQENRERLIRCLPDCHWPQQVDVSAAEARCGVRCATRDHLPMAGALADYQQTLTEYAGLRDRLAAGEEIVSAPLWPQLFVLGALGSRGLCSAPLAAEILAAQLCAEPIPLDAATLAALNPNRYWVRKLLKGKAVV; via the coding sequence GTGAAATTATCCCCGGTTGAACATGCCGAGTTGTCCTGGAATGATCAGGGTACACCTGTATCCCGAGCATTTGACGACATCTATTTTTCCAATCAGAACGGCCTTGAAGAGACGCGTTATGTGTTTCTGGCGGGCAATAATTTACCGGCTCGCTTCTCCGATCACCCACGTGAACTTTTTATTACCGCCGAGACCGGTTTCGGCACCGGACTCAACTTTCTGGTGCTGTGGCAGGCCTTTGACCAGTTTCGCCGCGAGCAGCCGCAAGCGACACTGCAACGCCTGCATTTTATCAGCGTTGAAAAATATCCGCTGACCCGCGCCGATCTGGCTGCCGCGCAGGCGCACTGGCCGGAACTGGCGCCCTGGGCGCAACAGTTACAGGCGCAGTGGCCAATGGCGCTGCCGGGCTGCCATCGTCTGCTGCTTGACGGCGGGCGCATCACGCTCGATCTGTGGTTTGGCGATATTAACCAGTTAATTGACCATTTTGATGACAGTCTGAATCGTCAGGTGGATGCCTGGTTTCTTGATGGTTTTGCGCCGTCAAAAAACCCGGAGATGTGGACGCCGCAGCTGTTTGCCACCATGGCGCGGCTGGCGCGTCCGGGGGGCACCATGGCCACCTTTACCGTCGCCGGTTTTGTGCGCCGCGGCCTGATTGACGCTGGTTTCGCCGCCGTGCGCCACAAAGGCTTTGGTGAAAAACGCCATATGCTGATCGGTACGCTGAACGACGCGCCGGAGATTGCCGCTACTGCGCCCTGGTATGCGCGTCCGGCGGCGGTCGGTGAGGATATTGCGATTATTGGCGGCGGCGTGGCCAGCGCGGTACTGGCGCTGGCGCTGCTGCGTCGTAACAAACGCGTCACGCTCTATTGCGCCGATGAAGCGCCGGCGCTCGGCGCGTCTGGCAATCGCCAGGGAGCGCTCTATCCGCTGCTAAATCATCATGACGAGGCGTTGAAACAGTTTTTCCCGGCAGCCTTTACCTTCGCCCGTCGTCTGTATGATGCTTTACCGCAGACCTTTGAACACCAGTGGTGCGGCGTCACTCAGCTTGGCTGGGATGAGAAAAGCCGGGAGAAAATTGCGCAGATGGCGGCGATGGGGCTTCCCGCTGAACTGGCGCAGATTATTGATCGGCAGCAGGCTGAAGCGCTGGCAGGGGTAACCACCGGCTGCGGGGGTATCACTTATCCTGACGGCGGCTGGCTGTCGCCAGCGGAACTCACCGCCACGCTATTTGATCTCGCTAACCAGCAGGGTTTGCGCATTCACTGGCTGCACCGGCTGGCGCAGCTTGACCGGTTACAGCCGGGCTGGCAGCTGACCTTTGCCGATGGCAAAAGCGTCACGCACCAGAATGTGGTGCTGGCTACCGGCCATGCGCTGACCTCGCTGCCGCAGAGCGCCCAGCTGCCGGTGTATGCCGTTGCCGGCCAGGTCAGCCATATTCCCTCACAGGGCGAACTTAGCGCGCTGAAACAGGTGCTGTGCTACGACGGTTATCTCACGCCGCGCAGTGCGCAATTTGGCACCCACTGCATTGGCGCCAGCTACCGTCGTGGCGAAGTTACCACTGACTACCGTGACGCCGATCAGCAGGAAAACCGCGAGCGTTTAATCCGCTGCCTGCCAGATTGCCACTGGCCGCAACAGGTGGATGTCAGCGCTGCCGAAGCCCGTTGCGGCGTACGCTGCGCCACCCGCGATCATCTGCCGATGGCCGGTGCGCTGGCGGATTATCAGCAGACGTTAACCGAATATGCCGGGTTACGCGATCGGCTGGCGGCGGGCGAGGAGATCGTCAGTGCGCCACTGTGGCCACAGCTGTTTGTGCTGGGTGCGCTGGGTTCGCGCGGATTGTGCAGCGCGCCGCTGGCGGCGGAAATTCTGGCGGCGCAGCTGTGCGCCGAACCGATACCGCTGGATGCCGCCACGCTGGCCGCACTGAATCCGAATCGCTACTGGGTAAGAAAGTTACTGAAGGGAAAAGCGGTGGTGTGA
- the fabB gene encoding beta-ketoacyl-ACP synthase I, which yields MKRAVITGLGIVSSIGNNQEEVLASLREGRSGITFSQELKDSGMRSHVWGNVKLSKDEITSLIDRKVLRFMSDASIYAYISMLEAIKDSGLTAEQYQSNPRVGLVAGSGGGSPFYQAASVDGMRAKGLRGVGPYMVTKAMASGVSACLATPFKIHGVNYSISSACATSAHCIGNAVEQIQLGKQDIVFAGGGEELCWEMSCEFDAMGALSTKNNESPEKASRTYDAGRDGFVIAGGGGMVVVEELEHALARGAHIYAEVVGYGATSDGADMVAPSGEGAARCMRMAMECVDTPIDYLNTHGTSTPVGDVKELGAIRAVFGDTTPAMSATKAMTGHSLGAAGVQEAIYSLLMLENSFIAPSINIDELDPAAEGLNIVTRPTEQQLTTVMSNSFGFGGTNATLVMRKL from the coding sequence ATGAAACGTGCAGTGATTACTGGCTTAGGGATCGTTTCCAGCATTGGCAATAACCAGGAAGAAGTCCTGGCTTCTCTGCGTGAGGGGCGTTCAGGCATTACCTTCTCACAAGAGCTGAAAGATTCCGGCATGCGTAGTCACGTCTGGGGTAACGTTAAGCTGTCTAAAGACGAAATCACCAGCCTCATTGACCGTAAAGTGTTGCGCTTTATGAGTGATGCATCAATCTACGCTTATATCTCGATGCTGGAAGCGATCAAAGATTCCGGCCTGACGGCAGAACAGTACCAGAGCAACCCGCGTGTCGGTCTGGTTGCCGGTTCCGGCGGCGGCTCTCCATTCTACCAGGCTGCCAGCGTTGATGGCATGCGCGCCAAAGGCCTGCGTGGCGTTGGCCCATACATGGTGACCAAAGCGATGGCATCCGGTGTTTCTGCCTGTCTGGCAACGCCGTTTAAAATCCACGGTGTGAACTACTCCATCAGCTCCGCTTGCGCGACGTCTGCACACTGTATCGGTAACGCGGTTGAGCAGATCCAGCTGGGCAAGCAGGATATCGTGTTTGCTGGCGGCGGCGAAGAGCTGTGCTGGGAAATGTCCTGTGAGTTCGACGCGATGGGCGCACTGTCGACCAAAAACAACGAATCACCAGAAAAAGCGTCCCGTACCTATGATGCAGGCCGTGATGGCTTTGTTATCGCAGGCGGCGGCGGTATGGTGGTGGTTGAAGAACTGGAGCATGCACTGGCGCGTGGCGCGCATATCTATGCTGAAGTGGTTGGCTACGGCGCGACCTCTGATGGCGCGGATATGGTTGCACCATCTGGTGAAGGTGCTGCACGCTGTATGCGTATGGCGATGGAATGTGTTGATACCCCAATCGATTACCTGAACACCCATGGTACTTCCACGCCGGTTGGTGATGTGAAAGAGCTGGGTGCGATTCGCGCGGTATTCGGTGATACCACGCCAGCAATGTCTGCTACCAAAGCCATGACCGGTCACTCGCTGGGTGCGGCAGGCGTGCAGGAAGCGATCTACTCACTGCTGATGCTGGAAAACAGCTTTATTGCGCCAAGCATTAACATTGATGAGCTGGATCCGGCGGCAGAAGGTCTGAATATTGTGACCAGACCGACCGAGCAGCAGCTGACGACGGTTATGTCGAACAGCTTCGGTTTTGGCGGCACCAACGCCACGCTGGTCATGCGTAAATTGTAG
- a CDS encoding sulfite exporter TauE/SafE family protein yields the protein MDWFVVSPLVVGLLFFVAVLAAFIDSIAGGGGLLTVPALLAAGMSPAQALATNKLQGVGGSFSASLYFVRRKAVSLREQKLNIAMAFGGSVVGATLIQHIEPGLLRQVLPLLIIAIGLYFLLMPRLGEEDRVRRLHGLPFALVAGGCVGFYDGFFGPGAGSFYALAFVTLCGYNLAKSTAHAKVLNFASNFGGLLFFIFGGKVVWGTGLVMLLGAFCGARLGASLVLSRGQTLIRPMVVIVSAVMSSKLLYDSHGAQIGAWFHSIFS from the coding sequence ATGGATTGGTTTGTTGTCAGCCCGCTTGTGGTCGGGCTGCTGTTTTTTGTGGCGGTACTGGCGGCATTTATCGATTCCATCGCCGGAGGCGGCGGACTGCTTACCGTTCCGGCGCTGCTGGCCGCTGGCATGTCACCGGCGCAGGCGCTGGCGACCAATAAGTTGCAGGGGGTAGGGGGATCGTTCTCCGCCAGCCTCTATTTTGTGCGGCGTAAAGCGGTCAGTCTGCGTGAACAGAAGCTGAATATCGCCATGGCTTTTGGCGGTTCGGTAGTCGGCGCGACGCTGATTCAGCATATTGAGCCTGGTCTGCTGCGGCAGGTGTTGCCGCTGCTGATTATCGCCATCGGCCTCTATTTCCTGCTGATGCCACGCCTTGGCGAAGAAGACCGCGTGCGCCGTCTGCATGGCCTACCCTTTGCGCTGGTGGCCGGTGGCTGCGTCGGTTTCTATGACGGCTTTTTCGGCCCCGGCGCGGGTTCGTTCTATGCCCTGGCTTTTGTCACCCTGTGTGGCTATAACCTTGCCAAGTCTACCGCTCATGCCAAAGTACTGAACTTCGCCTCCAACTTTGGTGGTCTGCTGTTCTTTATTTTTGGCGGTAAAGTGGTGTGGGGCACAGGGCTGGTGATGCTGCTGGGCGCTTTCTGCGGTGCGCGACTCGGCGCCAGCCTGGTATTAAGTCGCGGCCAGACGCTAATCCGTCCGATGGTGGTGATTGTCTCGGCAGTGATGAGCAGCAAGCTCTTGTACGACAGCCATGGCGCGCAGATCGGCGCATGGTTCCACTCGATTTTTTCCTGA
- a CDS encoding elongation factor P hydroxylase, producing the protein MTTTHDYQQLISLFDDCFMQDFQTRLIKGDDEPIYLPADEASPWNRVVFAHGYYASALHEISHWCIAGAERRKRVDFGYWYCPDGRDATTQHQFEAVEIKPQALEWLFCVAAGFPFNVSCDNLSGDCEPDRIAFQRQVHAQVMTYLEQGIPARPARFIAALRSYYSMPPLTAAQFPWPEDLS; encoded by the coding sequence ATGACCACGACACACGATTATCAGCAACTGATTAGCCTGTTTGACGACTGCTTTATGCAGGACTTTCAGACCCGCCTGATTAAAGGCGACGACGAACCGATCTATCTTCCTGCCGATGAGGCGTCGCCATGGAACCGGGTGGTGTTTGCGCATGGCTACTATGCCAGTGCGCTGCATGAAATTTCGCACTGGTGTATTGCCGGTGCGGAGCGCCGCAAGCGGGTGGATTTTGGCTACTGGTATTGTCCGGATGGCCGTGACGCCACCACGCAACATCAGTTTGAAGCAGTGGAAATTAAACCGCAGGCGCTGGAATGGTTGTTTTGTGTTGCGGCAGGGTTTCCCTTCAATGTAAGTTGTGACAATCTCAGCGGAGATTGTGAACCTGATCGCATTGCATTTCAGCGTCAGGTGCATGCTCAGGTGATGACTTACCTGGAACAGGGCATTCCAGCCCGTCCGGCACGCTTTATTGCAGCACTTCGTTCGTATTACTCCATGCCCCCGTTGACGGCAGCCCAGTTTCCCTGGCCGGAAGATCTGAGCTGA
- a CDS encoding KpsF/GutQ family sugar-phosphate isomerase: MSAEQAWRQAQTGWQIYARTLAQLDQHIDRQQWLAVLALIAGCRGKVAVTGVGTSGIAARKIAHMFSCIERPAVYLNATDAAHGDIGFLTADDLLIMLSRGGNSDELTRLLPTVKSKGTRLVVVSENPASALALNAGQLLLMPESEEIDPLRMLATTSIITVLALFDTMMTALMTQSGFDQATLLALHPGGNVGKQLREGGGDL; the protein is encoded by the coding sequence ATGAGTGCGGAACAGGCCTGGCGGCAGGCGCAAACGGGCTGGCAGATCTATGCGCGCACGCTGGCGCAGCTGGATCAGCATATTGACCGTCAGCAGTGGCTGGCTGTGCTGGCGCTGATTGCGGGCTGCCGTGGCAAAGTGGCAGTCACCGGCGTCGGCACCTCGGGCATTGCCGCGCGTAAAATTGCACATATGTTTTCCTGTATCGAGCGTCCTGCTGTTTACCTGAATGCCACCGATGCCGCCCATGGCGATATCGGTTTTCTCACCGCCGATGATTTGTTGATTATGCTGTCGCGCGGCGGCAATTCGGATGAGCTGACGCGTCTGCTGCCAACGGTAAAAAGTAAGGGCACGCGGCTGGTGGTGGTAAGTGAGAATCCGGCTTCGGCACTGGCGCTTAACGCCGGGCAATTACTGTTGATGCCAGAAAGTGAGGAAATTGACCCGCTCAGGATGCTGGCAACCACCTCGATTATTACCGTGCTGGCGCTGTTTGACACCATGATGACGGCGTTAATGACGCAGAGTGGTTTCGATCAGGCGACGTTACTGGCGCTCCATCCGGGGGGAAATGTCGGTAAGCAGCTGCGGGAAGGGGGTGGAGATTTGTAG
- the mepA gene encoding penicillin-insensitive murein endopeptidase, with the protein MKKLLFTLCALLISVSALAATPWQNIVQPISGSPLSIGGFSNGCIVGAQPLPLDAAHYQVMRQDQRRYFGHPDLILFIQRLSTQVNNLGLGEVLIGDMGMAAGGRFSSGHASHQSGLDVDIWLQLPKTRWTSQMLLKPQPLDLVSADDRNVVARHWKPEIDSLIKLAAKDDEVTRIFVNPAIKKQLCADAGVDRDWLRKVRPWFAHRAHMHVRLRCPPESLECEEQAPPPPGDGCGAELQSWFAPKKPGSGAPVKREPPPLPPSCQSLLDKHLL; encoded by the coding sequence ATGAAAAAACTGCTCTTCACTCTGTGCGCGCTGCTGATCTCCGTGTCGGCGCTGGCCGCGACGCCGTGGCAAAATATTGTCCAGCCGATCAGCGGTAGCCCGCTGTCGATTGGCGGTTTTTCCAATGGCTGTATTGTCGGTGCGCAACCGCTGCCGCTGGATGCCGCTCACTATCAGGTGATGCGGCAGGATCAGCGCCGCTACTTCGGCCATCCCGATCTGATTCTGTTTATTCAGCGCCTCAGCACTCAGGTGAATAACCTGGGGCTGGGTGAAGTGCTGATTGGCGATATGGGCATGGCGGCGGGCGGTCGCTTCAGTAGCGGTCACGCCAGCCACCAGTCCGGCCTTGATGTCGATATCTGGCTGCAGTTGCCGAAAACCCGCTGGACCTCGCAGATGCTGCTGAAGCCGCAACCGCTCGATCTGGTGAGCGCCGATGACCGCAACGTGGTGGCGCGTCACTGGAAGCCGGAGATCGACAGCCTGATCAAACTGGCGGCGAAAGATGACGAGGTTACGCGGATCTTCGTCAATCCGGCGATTAAAAAGCAGCTTTGTGCCGATGCTGGCGTCGATCGTGACTGGTTACGCAAAGTGCGTCCGTGGTTTGCCCATCGCGCCCATATGCATGTACGTCTGCGTTGTCCGCCGGAAAGTCTGGAGTGTGAAGAGCAGGCGCCACCACCGCCAGGCGATGGCTGCGGCGCTGAGCTGCAAAGCTGGTTTGCGCCGAAGAAACCAGGCAGTGGCGCGCCAGTGAAGCGTGAACCACCGCCGTTACCCCCTTCATGTCAGTCTTTGCTGGATAAGCATTTACTTTAG
- a CDS encoding FGGY-family carbohydrate kinase produces MASYYIGIDVGTGSARAGIFDITGRMMGQASRTIEIYRPQADFVEQSSDNIWLAVCQAVRDAINQSNINPVQIKGLGFDATCSLVVLDKQGKPLTISPSGRDEQNIIVWMDHRAIVQAERINASQHPVLDYVGGIISPEMQTPKLLWLKQHMPNTWQNIGHLFDLPDFLTWRATQDETRSLCSTVCKWTYMGHENRWDDSYFRQIGLEDLLAHDAEKIGREVKTMGEPLGRGLTQRAASELGLLPGTAVSVSIIDAHAGSLGTLGASGPSGEHADFDRRIALIGGTSTGHMAISQGPRFIKGVWGPYYSAVLPGLWLNEGGQSATGALIDHMIQSHPCYDTLLQQASARGKTIYEVLNERLRKLAGEPEKIAFLSRDIHMLPYFHGNRSPRANPTLTGTLTGLKLSRTPDDMALHYLATIQAIALGTRHIIETMNQSGYSIDTIMASGGGSKNPIFVQEHANATGCAMLLPEESEAMLLGGAMMGTVAAGVYESLPEAMNAMSRIGKTVTPQTNEIKRYYDRKYRVFREMYHDHMKYRQMMQEDQ; encoded by the coding sequence ATGGCGAGCTATTACATTGGCATTGACGTTGGCACCGGAAGCGCACGCGCAGGCATCTTTGATATCACCGGCCGTATGATGGGCCAGGCCAGCCGCACCATTGAAATTTATCGTCCGCAGGCCGATTTTGTCGAACAGTCCTCCGACAATATCTGGCTGGCGGTATGCCAGGCGGTGCGTGACGCCATCAACCAGAGCAATATCAACCCGGTGCAAATTAAGGGGCTGGGATTTGACGCTACCTGTTCCCTGGTGGTGCTGGATAAGCAGGGCAAGCCGCTGACCATCAGCCCCTCGGGACGCGATGAGCAGAATATCATTGTGTGGATGGATCACCGGGCGATTGTGCAGGCCGAGCGCATCAACGCCAGCCAGCATCCGGTGCTGGATTATGTCGGCGGCATTATTTCGCCGGAGATGCAGACGCCCAAGCTGCTGTGGCTGAAACAGCATATGCCGAACACCTGGCAGAATATCGGTCATCTGTTTGACCTGCCGGACTTCCTTACCTGGCGCGCCACCCAGGATGAGACCCGCTCGCTCTGTTCGACGGTGTGTAAATGGACCTATATGGGCCATGAGAATCGCTGGGACGACAGCTATTTCCGTCAAATCGGGCTGGAAGATCTGCTGGCGCATGATGCGGAGAAAATTGGTCGCGAGGTGAAAACCATGGGCGAGCCGCTGGGCCGCGGCCTGACGCAGCGCGCCGCCAGCGAGCTCGGCCTGCTGCCAGGTACCGCAGTCAGCGTGTCAATTATTGACGCTCATGCCGGCAGCCTTGGCACGCTGGGCGCCTCCGGGCCTTCCGGGGAACACGCAGACTTTGACCGGCGTATCGCGCTGATTGGCGGCACCTCCACCGGTCATATGGCGATCTCGCAAGGGCCGCGCTTTATCAAAGGGGTCTGGGGACCTTACTATTCGGCGGTGTTGCCGGGCTTGTGGCTCAATGAAGGCGGTCAGTCGGCGACTGGCGCGCTTATCGACCATATGATCCAGTCGCATCCCTGCTATGACACGCTGCTTCAGCAGGCCAGTGCACGCGGTAAAACCATCTATGAAGTACTGAATGAACGGCTGCGCAAGCTGGCTGGCGAACCGGAGAAAATCGCCTTTCTGTCGCGGGATATTCATATGCTGCCCTACTTTCACGGCAACCGCTCGCCGCGCGCCAATCCGACCTTAACCGGCACCCTGACCGGATTAAAACTGTCGCGCACGCCGGATGATATGGCGTTGCACTATCTCGCCACCATTCAGGCCATCGCTCTGGGCACCCGCCATATTATCGAAACCATGAATCAGAGCGGTTACAGCATCGATACCATTATGGCCAGCGGCGGCGGCAGCAAAAATCCGATTTTTGTGCAGGAGCATGCCAACGCCACCGGCTGTGCGATGCTGCTGCCGGAAGAGAGTGAAGCGATGCTGCTCGGTGGCGCGATGATGGGCACCGTGGCGGCTGGCGTCTATGAGTCGCTGCCTGAGGCGATGAACGCCATGAGCCGCATTGGCAAAACCGTCACGCCGCAGACCAATGAAATTAAACGTTATTACGATCGTAAATACCGTGTATTCCGTGAGATGTACCACGACCATATGAAATACCGGCAGATGATGCAGGAGGATCAATGA